Genomic window (Methanobacterium formicicum):
CAGCATAGGTATATAAGGCATATTCTGGGTTATGCCCTGTATTCCACTGGCCTGGGAATGCTACTTTTACCCACAACCAACGAACTACTATTCTGTGGATTATTAGGTGCCATTGTGGGGTTGATTGTGGGCTACGCTGAGGACAAACCCCGATTAACACTCATCCTACCAGTTTTGACTGCATTTCTGGTGTCCATGATCTTCTTTTTTGGTGTTAAGCAGGGAATTGTGGCTGGTTCTCTCACCATCCTGGTCCCCTCACTTTCCTACTTTATACCAGGGGTGGTACTGGCCACGGGAATGTATGAACTGGCCGCCAACAACGTTATATCTGGTGCCAGCCGCCTGGTTCAGGGAGTGGTCATACTACTTCTTCTCCTGTTTGGGGTTATCATTGGCCTTCAGGTGGTGGGACTCTCCCCTGGTGAGTACATGGTGGCCCACCTGGCTACTCCCCTTGGCTGGTGGGCTCCTTACCTTGGAATTCTGGTTTTCACCCTGGGAATGTACCTGTTAATGTCCATCAGAAACCGGGACATGTTAGGAGTTCTGATTGTTTTATTCACCACATTTATCGGGCTTCAGGTTGGGAATTACCTTCTGGGTGGACTTTTCGGTGCCTTTTTAGGATCAACCATCATGACCATGGGTGGAACCTACTTGGAACGCTCCCGGCTCAAAACACCTTATTACGTGTCCATAATACCTGCATTCTGGATACTGGTACCAGGGTCATTGGGATTCATCAGTCTGGCCACACTGGCCGGTCAAAACTACTCGGCATCCATCACCAACCTGATAATGGTGGTTTTAACCTTCGTGGCCATCTCCATGGGCTTACTCATTGGTGCGGTGATTGCCGACCCCTTGAAAATCGAATAAAGATATTGTTGCAACTGAATCTTATGTCCGGAATGGTGAAATAGATTATTTGATACTTAATGGCGGGTATCCCATTAGTATGGGTCTTTTAATGGTATTCAAGTCTTAAAATTCATGGTTTGGAGATTCTCAATAAGGAAGGAGTGATGATGTAATGATAACTTTTCCACGGAAAAAAATAGATTACCAGCGTTTAAAGGAGATTGTCCAGTTACTGGTGAAGTACGAATTCGACAACGTGGTGGGTGAACTGGAGTTGAAGGGTTCCCGCTGGGGTGATTTACTGTATAAGTACGATTCAACTGTAGATCTGGATGCCACAGCCCCGGAAAGGTTAAGGATGGTATTCGAAGAACTGGGGCCCACTTTTATTAAGTTGGGGCAGATGATGAGCACTCGGCCGGATTTGGTAGGACCGCAAATGGCGCAAGAGTTCACCCGACTCCAGGATGATACCCTGCCCTTTGATTTTGACACAGTAAAGATAATCGTGGAAGGCGAGCTTGGCCAACCATTAAACGAATTATTCCAGTCATTTGAAGAAAAACAACTGGCTGCAGCGTCCATTGGCCAGGTGCACCGCGCAGTCTTGAAAGACGGAACCCTGGTAGCGGTTAAAGTCCAGAGACCCGGTATCCAGGACACCGTGGAAAAGGACCTGATAATCATGCATCATCTGGCGGATCTCATCAACCAGAAGATCCCCAGTTTAAGGGTTTTCAACATTCCCCAGGTTGTGGATGAGTTTGAAAAATCCATCCGTAAGGAGATGGACTACGGACTGGAGGCCAGGAACACCCAGAACTTCCAGGCCAACTTTGCCCCGGATGAGGGTGTCCGTGCACCAGCGGTCTTCCTGGATTATTCCACTTCCCTGGTTTTAACCATGGAATTCATCCAGGGAACCAAGATGAGTCAGGTGATGGAGAATCCTGATGATTTCGATACTGAACTTCTGGCGGAAAGAGTGGCCAAATCCTACTTCCAGCAACTGCTCCTGGATGGATTTTTCCACGCCGACCCCCACCCGGGAAATCTATATGTTTTAGAGGACAACGTGGTATGCTACCTTGATTTTGGTATGATGGGGCACATTGACCATGATTTCATGCAGAACCTGGGGGAACTTTTCGTACAGGTAATTGACTACAAGGTGGATGCTATAATCAACCAGCTCATTTACATGGAAATTATCACAGATTCTGTGGATCGGAATGTGCTTAAAAGGGATATAATGGACATCCTGGACCGTTACTATGGTGCCAGTCTCAGTGACATACACCTGGGCCACATCTTAAGTGAACTGGCCCTGCCCCTGATTACCAAGTACCAGGCCCGGGTTCCACCGGAATTCACCCTCATTGCTAGGGCAGTAACCCTTATTGAGGAGGTGGCCTATTCCCTGGACAGCCAATTCGATGCCACCGCCCAGTTCAAGCCAATGGTGAAGAAGTTACTACTGCAGAAATTCACCCCCAAAAATATGGCCGACTTGTTAATGGACAACCTGTTTGAAATGGAGCACCTGGTGAAAAATTTGCCCCAAAATATCAACCGACTGGTGGCTAAAGTGGAAAACGGGGAGATACGGGTCCGGTATTCCGAGGAACTCTCGGAAGACATTGAAAGAACCAGCAACAAACTGGTAGTGGCCATAATAATTGCCGCCCTCCTGTTGGGGTCGTCCTGGATTATACAGATCGACAAGGGTCCCATGGTATGGGGTATGCCTATTTTAGGGTTTTTAGGATTCGCTGCCAGTGGGGTGCTGGGAGTGGGCCTGGTAATCTACATTCTCCGGTACAGGAAAATTTAGGGATGGAATATCTTAAAAAACCTTGAAATAATGTGTTTAACTCCGGTGGCGGGTAATGCGGGCCATGCAAAAATATTTATAGTGTAAGAGAATCATCTGGAAATGATAATAAATTAAGAATCATATTTAGTATTTGCGGGAGTTGAATTGGCATGGATATGGGCGAAATTATTGGAGATGCTTTTAAATATCCAGTTTCGAACTGGAAACGACTGTTAATCTTAGGGGTACTGGTTTTGATTACCCAGTTATCTGTAGAAATTGTAATGGGATATGGCCGAGTTTCG
Coding sequences:
- a CDS encoding threonine/serine ThrE exporter family protein encodes the protein MVPETNSSHINPSSISDGNNLPSNLLEFLTELAKAMTAAGIAVMTIEAILKNICRAYGVKAQEVIDFPTFVLIKISDGNSRALAVTGQKPGLLPLDQVSRLYELIYQAENAEITPEDGINRINDIINVKRQHRYIRHILGYALYSTGLGMLLLPTTNELLFCGLLGAIVGLIVGYAEDKPRLTLILPVLTAFLVSMIFFFGVKQGIVAGSLTILVPSLSYFIPGVVLATGMYELAANNVISGASRLVQGVVILLLLLFGVIIGLQVVGLSPGEYMVAHLATPLGWWAPYLGILVFTLGMYLLMSIRNRDMLGVLIVLFTTFIGLQVGNYLLGGLFGAFLGSTIMTMGGTYLERSRLKTPYYVSIIPAFWILVPGSLGFISLATLAGQNYSASITNLIMVVLTFVAISMGLLIGAVIADPLKIE
- a CDS encoding ABC1 kinase family protein, whose protein sequence is MITFPRKKIDYQRLKEIVQLLVKYEFDNVVGELELKGSRWGDLLYKYDSTVDLDATAPERLRMVFEELGPTFIKLGQMMSTRPDLVGPQMAQEFTRLQDDTLPFDFDTVKIIVEGELGQPLNELFQSFEEKQLAAASIGQVHRAVLKDGTLVAVKVQRPGIQDTVEKDLIIMHHLADLINQKIPSLRVFNIPQVVDEFEKSIRKEMDYGLEARNTQNFQANFAPDEGVRAPAVFLDYSTSLVLTMEFIQGTKMSQVMENPDDFDTELLAERVAKSYFQQLLLDGFFHADPHPGNLYVLEDNVVCYLDFGMMGHIDHDFMQNLGELFVQVIDYKVDAIINQLIYMEIITDSVDRNVLKRDIMDILDRYYGASLSDIHLGHILSELALPLITKYQARVPPEFTLIARAVTLIEEVAYSLDSQFDATAQFKPMVKKLLLQKFTPKNMADLLMDNLFEMEHLVKNLPQNINRLVAKVENGEIRVRYSEELSEDIERTSNKLVVAIIIAALLLGSSWIIQIDKGPMVWGMPILGFLGFAASGVLGVGLVIYILRYRKI